CCCGGCCGCGATGCTGACACGGCTGACCCGTCAGAGTTCGCCGGGCGTGTTCGAGGAGACGCTGACGAACGCCGACGGCCGCTTGACCAATGCTGGTGGTGGGCACGGCCAACCGGCTCTGCTGGTCTATCGCATGGTGGGTGGCCGCAGGGTTGTGCTGGAGTCGCGATCGTTCGTCGACGGGGTGCTTACCGACGACGGTGATTTGCCGGCGATCGTCACCTACGACATGCGAGGCCGTCCGTTCCAGGTGCTGCGGTTCCGGGCCGGGTTGCTGAGCGACGCACTCAACGATGACGGCACGGTCCGCGGGTTTGCGGTGGTGCGCATGGACACCGACGGCGAAGTCGAGCACGTCGAATCGTGGCGTGACGGTGTCCGCCAGGCTGGCCCGAATCGGTAACTCGACCCTGGCTTGTTCGATGTGGCCCATGTAGATCTACGTGAGCACCGATATCGACTTCGACACCAAGTTCCAGTCCGAGCAGCCCGTCGGCGACGACCTGCCCCCCTTGGAGTCTCTCGCTGAACCGCAGGACGCCCCAGCAGCACCCAAGCCGCGCAAATCGAAGCGGGCCGCGCAGCGTCCGTCCGCGAATGTCTCAGACGAGGC
The window above is part of the Branchiibius hedensis genome. Proteins encoded here:
- a CDS encoding DUF7455 domain-containing protein, encoding MSDSTAPVEVSVMDDINRRCDQCGAPSEVVVSNQRLDMAFCGHHYRAQATALADEGFFPVEQTVAPPEKPTKLATDSPAPAPVPAAMLTRLTRQSSPGVFEETLTNADGRLTNAGGGHGQPALLVYRMVGGRRVVLESRSFVDGVLTDDGDLPAIVTYDMRGRPFQVLRFRAGLLSDALNDDGTVRGFAVVRMDTDGEVEHVESWRDGVRQAGPNR